In Erigeron canadensis isolate Cc75 chromosome 6, C_canadensis_v1, whole genome shotgun sequence, the following are encoded in one genomic region:
- the LOC122605856 gene encoding uncharacterized protein LOC122605856 has product MTTITLQKLISQITKRLSDRKWRFILLFMIIPISLFLFLSITSNPLQYYLNNLKLNSSLFFNNNKNNNNRNNRLSANNSTDPLLSELRRSRIAVCLVGGARRFELTGPSIIEKVLEEYPNADLYLNSPLDLNSYKFSLLKSAPRIAEIRIFKPEKIPESDAAVRVLTASNSPNGIQGLLQYFNLVEGCLTMIKSYQQQNNFTYHWIIRTRVDGYWSTRLKHDMFIPGHYVVPSGSSYGGLNDRFGIGDFNTSITALSRLSMIQELDTAKLHELNSESSFLSQLRIRNVSYVTKRVPFCVVSDRTYDFPPGKFGVPVAAMSSNGPLSGAKCRPCKSSFSSKWAEGVVNGLDRQWSWTESRNGTMQLCDGHKEWEKGWQDVFDKAVGKKLVVERKRVEKLKFDECVKDFQVMKRRSAVWDVPSLEEVCQPLR; this is encoded by the exons ATGACTACGATTACTTTACAAAAACTCATATCGCAAATAACAAAACGTTTATCGGATCGCAAATGGCGGTTTATTCTACTATTTATGATCATTCCGAtttctcttttcctttttctctccATCACCAGCAATCCTTTgcaatattatttaaataatctCAAACTTAACTCATCATTATTtttcaacaacaataaaaataataataatcgaaATAATCGTCTTTCGGCTAATAACTCGACTGATCCTTTATTATCCGAATTACGACGGTCTAGAATTGCGGTTTGTTTAGTAGGTGGAGCAAGGCGGTTTGAACTGACTGGACCGTCGATTATTGAGAAGGTTCTAGAAGAGTATCCGAATGCTGACTTGTATTTAAACAGTCCGTTAGATTTAAATTCTTATAAGTTTTCGTTGCTGAAATCGGCTCCGAGAATTGCGGAGATTAGGATTTTTAAGCCGGAGAAGATACCGGAAAGTGATGCGGCTGTCAGAGTGTTGACGGCGAGTAACTCGCCTAATGGCATCCAG GGTTTGTTGCAGTATTTCAATCTGGTAGAAGGTTGCTTAACAATGATCAAATCATACCAACAACAAAACAACTTCACCTACCACTGGATTATCCGAACCCGGGTCGACGGGTACTGGTCGACCCGACTCAAACACGACATGTTCATCCCAGGACATTACGTCGTCCCATCCGGATCCTCATACGGCGGTCTCAACGACCGTTTTGGTATAGGCGACTTCAACACCTCCATCACCGCCTTGTCGCGTCTCTCAATGATCCAAGAACTCGACACCGCCAAACTCCACGAACTCAACTCAGAATCATCGTTTCTCTCCCAACTAAGAATACGAAACGTTTCATACGTCACAAAACGTGTCCCGTTCTGTGTCGTGTCGGATCGAACATATGATTTCCCTCCTGGGAAATTCGGTGTTCCTGTGGCGGCTATGTCAAGTAATGGGCCGTTGAGTGGGGCGAAATGCAGGCCATGTAAGTCTAGTTTTTCTAGTAAATGGGCCGAGGGGGTTGTAAATGGGCTGGATCGACAATGGAGTTGGACCGAAAGCAGGAATGGGACAATGCAGCTTTGTGATGGGCATAAGGAATGGGAAAAAGGGTGGCAAGATGTGTTTGATAAAGCTGTTGGAAAGAAATTGGTGGTAGAGAGAAAAAGAGTTGAGAAATTGAAGTTTGATGAATGCGTTAAAGATTTTCAGGTTATGAAACGGCGATCGGCGGTTTGGGATGTGCCGTCGCTGGAGGAAGTTTGTCAGCCTCTTcgatag